Part of the Pseudomonadota bacterium genome is shown below.
GAGCACCTTCACGCCCGCGATCTCGCGCATGGACGACGTGACGTCCGCGGCGCCGCCGCTCGCGAGCCGCCGCTTCAGCGCGTCCACCTCGGCGCGCAGCTCCCTCTCCTTCGCGAGCAGCTTCTCCATCTTCTCGGGCAGCGCCTGCGGCTGCGCCTTGACGAGCCGCGCCGCACCCTCGAGCGCGCCGCGCGCCGCGATCGCGTAGTCGAGCGCCGGCCGCCCGGCCACGGCCTCGATGCGCCGCACGCCCGCCGCGATCCCCGACTCGGCGGTGATGAAGAACGGGCCGATCTCGCCGCTCGCACCGACGTGGATGCCGCCGCACAGCTCGAGGCTCTCGGACCCGACCTGCACGAGCCGCACGACGTCGCCGTAGGTCTCCTCGAAGATCGCCATGGCGCCGGTCGCGCGCGCGGCGTCGTAGGTCGTCTCGTTGGTCGTCACCGGCGCGTTCTCGAGGACGCGGTCGGTCACGAACCGCTCGAGTGCCGCGAGCTGTTCCCCGGTGAGCGGCTCGAAGTGGGAGAAGTCGAAGCGGAGACCGTCGGGCGCGACGCGCGACCCCTTCTGCGTCGCGTGCTGGCCGAGCAGCCGCCTGAGGCCGAGGTGCAAGAGGTGCGTCGCCGTGTGGTGCCGGCTCACCGCCCTGCGCCGCTCGGCGTCGATCGTCGCGTCGACGGCGTCGCCCACCCGGATCCGGCCCTCGCGCACCGTGCCGCGGTGGACCCACAGCCCCGCGATCGGCCGCTGCGCGTCCGCGACCTCCATGCGGCCGCCGGGCGAGCGGATCTCCCCCGTGTCACCGACCTGCCCGCCCGCCTCGCCGTAGAACGGCGTCGCCGCGAGCACGACTTCAACCTCCTCCCCTGTATTTCCCTCCTCCACCGTGGCCCCGCCGCGGATCACGGCGAGCACCTGCGTCGCCGCCTTCGACGCGCCGTAGCCGACGAACTCGGTCGAGCCGAGCGAGCGGTGCAGCTCGGCGTACACGGGCGCCACGGCCTTCTCGCCGATCTTGCCCGCGCCCGAGACCGCCTTGTGGCGCCCCTCGGCCGCGTCCCAGCCCGCGCGGTCGATCGCGAACCCGTCCTCGAGACCTATCACCTCGATGAGGTCGAGCGGGAAGCCGTACGTCGCGGAGAGATCGAACGCGATCGCTCCGGGCAGGAGCTTCCCGCCGTCCGGCCCCGCGATCCATTCCGAGTTGCCGTTGAGGAGCTCGAGCCCGTGGCTCAGCGTCGCGCGGAACCGCTCCTCCTCCTGCATGCAGACGCGCTCGATGAGCTCGCGCCGCTTGACGAGCTCCGGGTACGCGTCGCCCATGACGTCCGCGACCGCGCCCGCGGTCTCGTGGAGGAAGAGATCCGAGATGCCGAGCCGGTGCGCGTGCCGGATCGCGCGCCGCATGACGCGCCTGAGGACGTACTCGCGGCCGGTCTTCTCCGGAAACACGCCCTCGGTGATGAGGTGCGCGGCCATCCGCGAGTGGTCCGCGATCACGCGCATCGACACGTCGTCGTCCGCGGCCGCGCCGTACCTCTTCTTCGAGATGCGCGCCGCGAGATCCACGAGCGGCCGGAGCACGTCCGTGTCGTAGTTCGAGTCGACGCCCTGGAGCACGGACGCGATCCGCTCGAGCCCGGCGCCGGTGTCGATGCAGGGCGCGGGGAGCGGTCGCATCGCGCCGCCCGGCTCGTCGACCGCGTACTGCATGAACACGAGGTTCCACAGCTCGAAGAACCGCTCGCCGTTCTCGAGGCTCGCCTCGCCGAACGCCGCGCCGCGGTCGTACATGATCTCCGAGCACGGGCCGCACGGCCCGGTGTCGCCCATGGCCCAGAAGTTGTCCTTGGCCGTGCCGCGCAGGATCCGCTCGGGCGGAACGCCGAGCTCGTCGCGCCAGATGCCCGCCGCCTCCTCGTCCGCCGGCGCGCTGTCGTCGCCCGCGAACACGGAGACCCACAGCCTGTCGCGGTCGAGGCCGAGCGCCGAGGTCAGCAGCTCCCAAGCGTGGCCGCAGGCGCCGCGCTTGAAGTAGTCGCCGAACGAGAAGTTGCCGAGCATCTCGAAGAACGTGTGGTGGCGGCTCGTGCGCCCGACGTTCTCGAGGTCGTTGTGCTTGCCCGAGATGCGGATGCACTTCTGCGACGTCGTCGCGCGCGGCGCGGGCCTCGCCTGGAGGCCGGTGAACACGTTCTTGAACTGCACCATGCCCGCGTTCGCGAACATGAGCGTCGGATCGCCGGCCGGCACGAGCGGCCCCGAGGGGAGCACCTTGTGGTCGTGGCGCGCGAAGTAGTCGAGGAAGGCGCTGCGGATCTCGTTCGTGGTCCTGGGCATCGTGGTTCCGGGGTGTCGACCGCCCCAACTCGACGAAATGTCGAATTATTTTTCGGCCTTGTTCATTAACATCGAGGCGGTTGCGACGCAACACCGGCGGGGCGGCCCTCTCCCGGCGGGTGAGGGCCCTATCCCCCCACCCACGGCAGCCGGATCGTGAACGCGCTCCCCTCGTCCTGGCGGCTGCGCACGAGGACGCGGCCGCCGTGCGCCTCGACATAGTGCTTCACGATCGCGAGGCCAAGCCCGGCGCCGCCGTGCTCGCGCGTGGACGAGTTGTCGATCTGCGTGAACGGCGCGAAGACCCGCTCCTGCTCGCCGTCCGCGATGCCGATGCCGAAGTCCTCGACGCGGATCTCGAGCATGTCGACGGTCGCCATGAGCGCGAACCCCACGCCGTCCTCGGCGCCGTCGTCCTCCTCCGCCGGCGCGACGCGCGCGGAGATCTTCACGACCCCGCCGGGCGGCGAGAACTTGATCGCATTGTCGAGGAGGTGCACGAGCACAGTCGCGATCTTGTCCGGGTCGAGCGACGCCGTGGGCAGATCCTGCGCCACGTCGGTCACGAGCCGGATGCCGCGCCGATCCGCCTGCTCCTTCGCCCGCGCCGCGACCTCGGCGACGAGCGCGGCCACGTCCGTGTCGGCCATCCGGAGCGTCAGCCGGCCCGAGTCCATCTGCGTGAAGTCGAGGATCGACGAGATCAGCTTCAGCAGCTCGTCGCCCTTGGTCTTGATGGTCCCGACGAACTGCTTCTGCTCGGGCGCGAGCGGGCCGGCGATCCCCTCGACGAGCATGTCGCTGTAGCCGATGATCGAGGTCAGCGGCGTGCGCAGCTCGTGGCTCACCATGGCGAGGAAGTTCGACTTGTTCCTCTCGAACTCGCGCTGCGCCTCGCGCATGTCCTCGAGCCGCCGGTTTTTCTCCTCAAGCTCGCGGAACGACTCGCGCACCGCGGCGATGTGCATCTCGTTCATGACGTGCGACTTGCGCGACACGAATACGAGCGAGCCCACCACCGACGCCACGGTCTCCGTCAGCCTCTGGATCGTCGGCGAGGTGAGCCTCCGCACCGCCGTGAGGCCTTCGCGCAGCCGCTTGACGTCGATGTCCGGGTCGATCTCGAAGACGGCCTGCGGGACGCGCTCGAGCTCGGCCGGGAGGTACGGCCCGATCACGATCTTGCCGACGACCTCGGCCTGCTGCACGATCGGCGTCACCGCGTAGTCGCACCCGCAGAAGCACGGGAGATTCTCGATCCGCGCGTCCGGAGACGGCCGAAACGCCTTGATCCGCGAGCGGTGGACCGTGCACCTCTGGCGCGTGCGCTCGCGCGACTCGAGGAAGCGGCACAGCGCGTTCTGCTTGTCCGCCTCGACGAGGAGGTTCCCGTCCGCGTCGAAGATCCGAACCGGGAGATCGAACAGGCGCGAGAAGCTCGCCGCGACCTCGCCGAACGTCGCCTGATCGACGAGATCCTTGAGCGCAAGCTTGAGGCTGGGTTCTACCGTGTCCATTGCCGCCTCGTAGGCGCCGCGGGATCCTGCCCGAGCTGTCGCCGCAGGCTCTCGAAGAGCACCTCGCCGCGCACCTGGAACTTGCCCGAGAGATCGTGCCAGGCGTCGAGGCGCTTCCAGGTCAGCTCGACGAGCCCCATGAACGTCTCCACGACCCCCGTGCCGTCGGTCGCGACCGCCTTGAACACCGGCTCGCGGCTCTTGGCGGCCAGCAGATCGATCTCGGCGTCCGTGCGCACGCCCGGGAGGTCGCGCTTGTTGAACTGGATGACGAGCGGCATCGACTTGATGTCGAGCCCGTTCTCCTCGAGGTTCTTTCGCAGGTTCAGGAACGACTCCTTGTTCGCCTGCGTCTCCGAGACCTGCGAGTCGGCGATGAACGCGACGGAGTCCGCGCCCTGGAGCACGAGCCGCCTCGTCGCGTCATGGATCACCTGCCCCGGGACCGTGAACAGCTTGATCGCGATCGACAGGCCCGAGTCGGTGGCGAAGTGCATGGGCAGGAGGTCGAAGAAGAGCGTGCGGTCGTCCTTGGTGTCGAGCGTCATGAGGCGCCCGCGGCTCGACGGCGCGGCGATCCTGTGGATCGCGACGAGGTTCGTCGTCTTGCCGCTCAAGCCCGGGCCGTAATACACGATCTTGAGCTGGATCTCGCGTTTCTCGAAATCGATCTGCACGGTCTCTCCAACCGATCGCCGCCCCCAGCCGCGAAAAAAAGTGACGCGACATTGTCGGAGAGTTGCGGCCGGTTGTCCAGACGGGCGTCGGTTGGCGGGAGCCCGGCGATCGCGCTACAACCTCCGGGGAGGAGCTCCGCATGACGTCGCCTCTTTTCATCCGTGGCCCCGCAATCCTCGCGGCCGTTCTCGCGGCCGCCTGCGCCGGCGAGGGTGCTCCGGCGCCGCCCGCGCACTGGGCCGACGGCCTCGATCCGGGGGTGAACTGGGGCCTCGCGCAGGGGTACCCGAACGACGTGGGGATCGCCGAGGACCCGCACGTCCTCGCCGCCGAGGACTTCGAAACCGGCGCGGTCCAGATCCCGACCGAGGACGACGTGTACGCGCAGAACGTCACGGTGGTGGACACGATCTCGTTCACCGGCGGCTACTGCGCCGAGCGGAGCTGGCCCGAGGGGGAGAACGGCCCGACCTCGCGCTTCCTCATCCCCGAGTCGGCGCACGAGGGAGAGCGCTCCACCTACTTCGTGCGCATGTGCTTCGACTACGACGACAGCTTCCACCCGGGCGCGGACAACCTCGAGGCGGGCGTCGGCGTGAAGGGTTTCGGCGTGGAGGCCGATCCGTACGACGAGGCGAGCGTGAACACCCCGTGCGACGGCACGAACTGGTTCAACGCCCAGGTCCAGTTCGTCGGCTGGGGCCCGAGCCAGAAGCCCGAGGCGAACGACGGGTACCTGTGGGTCGGGCACCAGTACAGCTACAACCCCTACCCCGAGGACGCGGTCGCCGAGGTCGGAACTGTCGAGGCCACGGAGCCCGCGACCGGGGACGAGCCGTATCGATTCTCCTCGTACGCGGACCCGTTCTTCTACGTCGATTTCGGCGGCTGGCACTGCTACGAGGTCGGCATGTACCTGAACACGCCGGGCGGGTTCGACGGCGAGGCGCGCTTCTGGATCGACGGCGTGCTACAGTCGCGCGTGACGAACATCCGGTACCGCGATGTCGGTTGGCTCATGCCCACGAACATGCAGCTCAACCTGCACCGCACGACCGAGCAGTTCCCGCAGACGATGGTGCGGTGGACGGACAACATCGTGCTCGCCACGCGCTACATCGGGCCGGTGCTGTTGGAGTAGATCAGGTCCCGCCGTCCGGCGGATCCCACGGCGCGTAGCCGAGCAGGCAGTCGAGCACGTCGGGCAGCATAGTCCACGACAAAGGAGCCCCGAGCTTGCGGCCGTCCACGAAGACCGACGGCGTGCCGGTCACACCCGCGGCGAGCCCGGCCGACCGATCCGCGAGCACGCGGTCGAGCGACTCCTCCGAAGCGTAGTCCACGCCGAGCTGGTCCATGTCGAGCCCGGCGCTGGCGGCGAGATCGAGCATCGTCGCCTCGTCGAGGACTGGGAAGTTGTCGAACAGCGCGTCGTGCATCGCGAAGAAGTCGCCCTGCAGGTGCGCCGCCTCTGACGCGCGGTGGTCCTTCACGGAGATCGAGGTCTCATCCGTGGAAAACGGGAAGTGGCGGAAGTAGTACGCCGAGCGCTCCGCGTACGCCGGATCCGCGTAGATCTCCTCGAGCAGGATCGCCGCGTCGCGACAGTGGACGCACAGGAAGTACGAGAAGCCGGTCACGACGACCTCCGGATCGACGCCGTTGCCGCGGAACGGCGCACCGGTGTTGTCGAACGCCACGGGCGTCTTCGCCATGAAGTCGGCGAACTCCTCGGAGTCGCAGAACGAGGGGCCTGCGTCGGCATCGACCACGGCGCCACCGCCATCGCCGCACGTGTTGCCGGTGTCCGCGCACTCGCTGTCGGTGTCCCCGTCCGTGTCCGTATCCCCGTCCGTGTCGGTGTCCCCGTCCGTATCCGTGTCCCCGTCCGTGTCGGCGTCCCCATCCTGGGCCGCGGCGTCCATCCCGAGCGACGCCCAGTAGTCGTCCTGATCCGGCGAGCAGCCGGCGACCGCGATCAAAAGCGCGAGCTCTACGAGTCTCATCACGGCGGTGAGTTTATCACAACCTGTGTTAGGATGGTGGTCCTCGGGGGTCAAACGGATATCGCGCAAGGAGCGCCACGGAACATGGGCTCGAACGACTACAGCGGCCTGACGCTCGCGGACAAGTACCACCTGACCACGCTGCTCGGACAGGGCGGCATGGGCGCCGTGTACCGCGGCGAGCACGTCGTCATCGGCAAGAAGGTGGCGGTCAAGTTCCTCCACGCGGATCTCGCGGGCAACGAGGAGGTGGTGAAGCGGTTCTACCGCGAGGCCCAGGCCGCGGCGGCGATCGGCCACGACAGCATCATCGACGTGATGGACGTGGGGGTCTCGCCGAACGGCGAACCGTACCTCGTCATGGAGTACCTCGAGGGCGAGAGCCTCGGCGACATGCTCGCGCGCACCGGACCCATCGATCTCTCGGCGGCGCTCGGGGTCATGGAGCCCGCGCTCCGGGCGCTCGCCGCCGCGCACGCGAAGGGGATCGTCCACAGGGATCTCAAGCCGGACAACATCTTCGTCGTCCGCCAATCGAGCGGCCCGCCGAAGATCAAGCTGATCGACTTCGGCATCTCGAAGTTCGCGGAGGGCGGCGGCGAGAAGCTGACCCAGACCGGCTCGGTCATGGGCACCCCGGCGTACATGGCGCCCGAGCAGGCTCGGGGCGCGAGCGCGCTCGACCACCGCGCCGACCTCTACTCCATGGGCGTCATCCTGTACGAGATGCTGACCCAGAAGCTGCCGTTCGCCGGCGGCAACTTCACCGAGCTGATCATCAACATCCTCACGAACGATCCGATCCCGCCGGCCCAGGCGTACCCGGGCTTCCCGGCGGAGGCGACGGGGATCGTGATGCGCGCGCTCGCCAAGAACCCCGCCGACAGGTTCGAGAGCGCGGAGGCGATGATCGCCGAGTTGGCGGTGCTCACGGCGTACAGCGGCCGCCAGGAGCGCCTCACGCGGATCGCCGCGGACGCGCGCAAGACGACGTTCGCGGGCGGCAGCCTCGGCGAGAAGCCGTCGAGCGCGAGCGGCACCGACGTGGCGAAGAACGTCCTGTCGCAGGTCGCGCACGCGCGCACGCCTGCCGGCTGGACCGGCACCGCGACCAAGCCCAAGGGCGCCAACCGGGCACTCGTGATCGTCGTGGCGATCGCCGCGGCGATCACCGTGGGTGGCGGCATCACGGCGGCGGTCCTGTGGAGCGGATCGGCGGGCACGGGAACGCCTCAGCTCGCGGCGGCGATCCCCGCGCAACCACCCGCGGCGCCGACCTCGGTCTCGATCACGGTGAAGGGCGCGCCGGCGGACGCCCTCGTGTTCTTCGACGACGTGCTCGTCACCGTGAACCCGTTCCGCGTCAAGGCGGCGCCCGCGAGCGCGACAATGCGCGTGCAGGCGCCCGGCTTCGAGCCGTTCATCGCCGTCGTCACGCCCAACGCGGATCAGGAGATCGTCGTCTCGATGCAGGCGAAGAAGTGACACTGCGACTCGAGTTCTACCCTCGCGGCAAGAACGCAGTATAGTTACGGCCGATGTCGGGCCCGCCAATGATGGTGGGTTGGCGTCTTCCATCTCAACCTCGAAAAAGGAGAAACCCATGAAGCACACGAACTGGATCTGGATCTTGGCTGCGGTGCTCGCGCTCGCTAGCGGCGGATGTGGTGACGATGACGCCGGCGCGGCCGGCGGGACAGACGCGGACACCGACTCCGACATCGACTCCGATACCGACTCCGATGCGGACACCGATTCCGAGACCGACACGGACACCGAGGAGCAGGAGTGCGAGCCGGGCGACGTGTCCGGCTACACCCCGGATTGGAAGCCGCCGTCGGGATTCGAGCAAGGGCTGTGCACGGTCGATCAGATCGCGGCCTACATCGACGCGTGCCTCGACACCGCGGCGACGACGAGCGCATGCGACGAGTGGACCGGAGACGAGGCGAACGCCGCATGCTTCGCGTGTGCCCTGACCCCGTACGAGGACGCGATACAGGGCCCGCTCGGCCTGCACGACGACTGGGGCAGCGTTCAGGTCATCGACGGCAACGTCGGCCAGTGCATCTCGGCGCTCGAGGGCGACGACAGCGCCGACAGCTGCGGCGCCGCCTACGAGGCGGCCAAGCAGTGCGGCATCGATGCGTGCAAGGAGAACTGCTCGCTCGACTCGACGGAGACGTTCGGCGCGGACCTCGCGATGTTCAACACCTGCATCTACCAAGCAATCGCGGGGGACTGCGCCCCGTACCAGACCGCTTGGGCGACCTGCTCCGCCGACCTGGCCGTCTCCATCGACGACTGCATATGGAGCTCGGAGAGCTTCGCGACGTTCGCAGAGAGGCTCGTCACCCTCCACTGCGGCCCGCCGGCCTAGCGCCCGGCCCACGCTCCCCTCGAGCAGAGGGTTCCAGCAGATCCGGAGCTCGGCTCGGGCGGGCGGATCGCTTCAGATCGGCGTCGCGGTGGAGGCCGGCGGCGGCGGGGCGGCGGATCCCGCCGGGCACCGGTACGCGGTGCCGTGCAGCTTCTGGTCCGCGGCCGCCGAGAAGCCTCCCGGCGCGTAACTGACGTTCGAGGCGGTCGGCTGGAAGAAGTTGCCGCCCTTCTGGAGGGTCATGACGCGCGCCAGCTTGTCGGCGATGCCGGTGAAGTTGATCTGCTTGAAGTACATCGGCGCGGCGATCACCTTGACCACTGGCACGGTGACCGTTCCGACCGATTCGCAGCCGGCCTCGACGTTCGGACCGACGCGCACCATCCCGTCCATCATGGTCCAGGAGCCGTTGCGGTTCATCTGCGCGACCAGGGCGAGCGCCGAGGCGTCCATGAAGTGGATGATGTCGTCCACGAGCGACTTGAACGCCGCCGTGTAGGCGGGGACGTGCCTATCGATCTTGCCTTCCGCGTCCAGGGCGGTCGTCGTGATCTCGAGCCCGTCCTGGGCGGGGATCGCTACGATGTTGTACTGGACCTCGTTCGCGGAGCCCGAGGCCAGCATGGCGCTGGTCACGGTGCCGGTGGCCGGATCGAACGTGAAATCGTGCCCCTCCTGCATCATTCCGAGCACCGCGGCGCCGACGAGCAGATCCGCGTCCGGGTTCTGGATCCGGAAGGTCGCGTCCTTCTGCGTGGCGCCGCACGCCGCGGCGAGGGCGGCCAGCGCGGTTGCCAGCGCGAAACCGAGAGCGTATCGTTCCAACATTTCACACTCCTTTTTCAGTCGAACGCCATCCCCGCCGCCGGCGATTACGCCGTGATCGTCTTCGCGATGAGGTCCATGTCGTTGAGCGCGCCGGCCTGCGCGACGATGGCGCCCGGCAGATCCGCCTTCTCGATGAGCGCCGCGATCTTGGCCGCGTCGAAGAGCCCGGAGCCCGCGAACAGCTCGAGCAGGCGCACCGGTACGCTCACAGCGACCTCGGCGGCCCACACGCGGGCCTGGGCGCGCAGGAGATCGTCACCCTTGGAGGCGGCCTCGCACAGGGCGACCGCGGTCTCCGCGTCCGCCATGGCGAGCGCGAGCTCGAACACGCCGTGCTGCTGCCGCGTCAGCTTGCCGTGGAACGCGGCGATCGTGCACTCGGACAGGAAGCGCGCGGCCTTGGCCACCAGGTGGCCGTTCACCGCCTCGAGGCCGGCGACGCGCTCCGCGAGCCCGTTGTAGAAGCCGCCCTTGGACTTGACGTTCTCGCGCATCCTGAACACGCCGATGATGTTCTGCTGGATCTCGGAGGTGCCCTCGTAGATCGTGAGGATGCGCGTGTCGCGCTTGATCTTCTCGACCTCGTACTCG
Proteins encoded:
- a CDS encoding gliding motility protein, with amino-acid sequence MQIDFEKREIQLKIVYYGPGLSGKTTNLVAIHRIAAPSSRGRLMTLDTKDDRTLFFDLLPMHFATDSGLSIAIKLFTVPGQVIHDATRRLVLQGADSVAFIADSQVSETQANKESFLNLRKNLEENGLDIKSMPLVIQFNKRDLPGVRTDAEIDLLAAKSREPVFKAVATDGTGVVETFMGLVELTWKRLDAWHDLSGKFQVRGEVLFESLRRQLGQDPAAPTRRQWTR
- a CDS encoding ATP-binding protein — encoded protein: MDTVEPSLKLALKDLVDQATFGEVAASFSRLFDLPVRIFDADGNLLVEADKQNALCRFLESRERTRQRCTVHRSRIKAFRPSPDARIENLPCFCGCDYAVTPIVQQAEVVGKIVIGPYLPAELERVPQAVFEIDPDIDVKRLREGLTAVRRLTSPTIQRLTETVASVVGSLVFVSRKSHVMNEMHIAAVRESFRELEEKNRRLEDMREAQREFERNKSNFLAMVSHELRTPLTSIIGYSDMLVEGIAGPLAPEQKQFVGTIKTKGDELLKLISSILDFTQMDSGRLTLRMADTDVAALVAEVAARAKEQADRRGIRLVTDVAQDLPTASLDPDKIATVLVHLLDNAIKFSPPGGVVKISARVAPAEEDDGAEDGVGFALMATVDMLEIRVEDFGIGIADGEQERVFAPFTQIDNSSTREHGGAGLGLAIVKHYVEAHGGRVLVRSRQDEGSAFTIRLPWVGG
- a CDS encoding serine/threonine protein kinase, which gives rise to MGSNDYSGLTLADKYHLTTLLGQGGMGAVYRGEHVVIGKKVAVKFLHADLAGNEEVVKRFYREAQAAAAIGHDSIIDVMDVGVSPNGEPYLVMEYLEGESLGDMLARTGPIDLSAALGVMEPALRALAAAHAKGIVHRDLKPDNIFVVRQSSGPPKIKLIDFGISKFAEGGGEKLTQTGSVMGTPAYMAPEQARGASALDHRADLYSMGVILYEMLTQKLPFAGGNFTELIINILTNDPIPPAQAYPGFPAEATGIVMRALAKNPADRFESAEAMIAELAVLTAYSGRQERLTRIAADARKTTFAGGSLGEKPSSASGTDVAKNVLSQVAHARTPAGWTGTATKPKGANRALVIVVAIAAAITVGGGITAAVLWSGSAGTGTPQLAAAIPAQPPAAPTSVSITVKGAPADALVFFDDVLVTVNPFRVKAAPASATMRVQAPGFEPFIAVVTPNADQEIVVSMQAKK
- the alaS gene encoding alanine--tRNA ligase, producing MPRTTNEIRSAFLDYFARHDHKVLPSGPLVPAGDPTLMFANAGMVQFKNVFTGLQARPAPRATTSQKCIRISGKHNDLENVGRTSRHHTFFEMLGNFSFGDYFKRGACGHAWELLTSALGLDRDRLWVSVFAGDDSAPADEEAAGIWRDELGVPPERILRGTAKDNFWAMGDTGPCGPCSEIMYDRGAAFGEASLENGERFFELWNLVFMQYAVDEPGGAMRPLPAPCIDTGAGLERIASVLQGVDSNYDTDVLRPLVDLAARISKKRYGAAADDDVSMRVIADHSRMAAHLITEGVFPEKTGREYVLRRVMRRAIRHAHRLGISDLFLHETAGAVADVMGDAYPELVKRRELIERVCMQEEERFRATLSHGLELLNGNSEWIAGPDGGKLLPGAIAFDLSATYGFPLDLIEVIGLEDGFAIDRAGWDAAEGRHKAVSGAGKIGEKAVAPVYAELHRSLGSTEFVGYGASKAATQVLAVIRGGATVEEGNTGEEVEVVLAATPFYGEAGGQVGDTGEIRSPGGRMEVADAQRPIAGLWVHRGTVREGRIRVGDAVDATIDAERRRAVSRHHTATHLLHLGLRRLLGQHATQKGSRVAPDGLRFDFSHFEPLTGEQLAALERFVTDRVLENAPVTTNETTYDAARATGAMAIFEETYGDVVRLVQVGSESLELCGGIHVGASGEIGPFFITAESGIAAGVRRIEAVAGRPALDYAIAARGALEGAARLVKAQPQALPEKMEKLLAKERELRAEVDALKRRLASGGAADVTSSMREIAGVKVLASVLGVGDPATLRDTADQLRTKLGSAAICLGGENGGKAAVLVALTQDLLPRLDANQLIRVVAAHVGGRGGGRPDLAQAGGPDADKLETAVNAFYDAVARSLGGKGS
- a CDS encoding thioredoxin domain-containing protein, translating into MRLVELALLIAVAGCSPDQDDYWASLGMDAAAQDGDADTDGDTDTDGDTDTDGDTDTDGDTDSECADTGNTCGDGGGAVVDADAGPSFCDSEEFADFMAKTPVAFDNTGAPFRGNGVDPEVVVTGFSYFLCVHCRDAAILLEEIYADPAYAERSAYYFRHFPFSTDETSISVKDHRASEAAHLQGDFFAMHDALFDNFPVLDEATMLDLAASAGLDMDQLGVDYASEESLDRVLADRSAGLAAGVTGTPSVFVDGRKLGAPLSWTMLPDVLDCLLGYAPWDPPDGGT